The DNA region ATACTCTTTCTTTTTTAGGACACTGTTGTTGATGCTGGTAAATTTGATGGATCACTAGGAATAATTTCTGCAATATCTGCATTAAAGGTTTTGCATGTCAATGAAAAGCTGCAAAACCTAAGGCGTCCTGTTGAGGTTTGTCAAGTAACTGACTGATATAGTGCAATCTTTTAATGATATATTCTGATGCGAGTCGTTTCTCAATTCGATACTAAGTTGAACCCGAATAGTACAAATTTCTAGTGTGTCTATTTCGATGGACATGAATCTTATCTTGAATCCTGATTCGTTCTAATGTCATCTGATCGTGCAGGTTATTGCATTTTGCGATGAAGAGGGTGTGAGATTTCAAACTACTTTCTTAGGTAGTGGGGCTATAGCTGGTATTTTACCTGCTACGTCATTGGAGATATCTGATAAGAGGTATCAACTTTGAACTTTCTGGTTCTGGCTATTGTAAAATTTCGTGTTAGAAATATAGTTACTTATAGACGCTTTTCAGAAATGTAATGATAAAAGATGTTCTTAAAGAGAACTCAATAGAACCTACCGAGGAAATGTTTTCGCAGCTCAAGTATGATCCAAAATCTGTTTGGGGTTATGTTGAGGTATGACAAGCATTTGCGTTATGTTATTGGTTTATAGTGCTGTTTGGCTCAATATTTCACAAACATAGCTAACCTGTTTCTTATGTGTTGCAGCTTCACATTGAGCAGGGTCCTGTGCTAGAACAAGTTGGTTTTCCACTTGGTGTCGTTAAAGGCATAGCTGGACAGACACGATTGAAAGTAAAAAAAATATTCTCAACGAGTTTAAGCAATTTGAAAGTAATATGTATACAAAAAAATGAACTGAAAGATGATATTAATGATAAGTTATTTTGTGCAGGTTACGGTTAAAGGCTCACAAGGTCATGCGGGAACTGTTCCAATGTCCATGCGCCAGGATCCTATGGTGGCCGCTGCTGAACAAATTGTACTTATGGAAAGCCTCTGCAAACATCCCGAAGAATACCTTTCTTTTGATGGTCATTGCACCGATTCGTCGATAAAATCACTTTCAAGTTCACTTGTTTGTACTGTTGGTGAAATATCAACATGGCCAAGTGCTAGTAATGTCATTCCAGGCCAGGCAAGCGATGAATTTCCAAAATGTTGTTGCCCTGGTGATCTTCAAGTGGACATGTTTTTTTGTTCCTTAATTTTGAATACTATGATGATAACATGATGATCTGTTGCA from Lathyrus oleraceus cultivar Zhongwan6 chromosome 1, CAAS_Psat_ZW6_1.0, whole genome shotgun sequence includes:
- the LOC127138107 gene encoding allantoate deiminase 2 isoform X2; protein product: MRAIDLIQTWMEDAGLRTWVDQMGNVHGRVEGANANTEALLVGSHLDTVVDAGKFDGSLGIISAISALKVLHVNEKLQNLRRPVEVIAFCDEEGVRFQTTFLGSGAIAGILPATSLEISDKRNVMIKDVLKENSIEPTEEMFSQLKYDPKSVWGYVELHIEQGPVLEQVGFPLGVVKGIAGQTRLKVTVKGSQGHAGTVPMSMRQDPMVAAAEQIVLMESLCKHPEEYLSFDGHCTDSSIKSLSSSLVCTVGEISTWPSASNVIPGQVTYTVDIRAIDDLGREAVIYDLSNRIYQICDKRSVSCLIEHKHEAGAVICDPELSSQLKSAAYSALKRMEGDIQDEVPTLMSGAGHDAMAMSRLTKVGMLFVRCRGGISHSPQEDVLDDDVWAAGLATLSFLENL